Genomic window (Dyadobacter fanqingshengii):
AGCCCTCTGCACCGGAGACGAAAACAGGCGTTTGCGCATAAGCGGCCATTTGGCTAATAATGAATGCAATGAGGGTCAGTTTTATAATTTTCATATTCAAGGTTGCTGTTTTTCGGTTTCAAAAATGTTGCTTTCCACGCTCGTTCCAACAAGTTCCTGCATCAATTGCGAGCAATACCATTCCTGTCTTGGCAAATGGAACGGGCCTTTGAATAAATTGCCTTTCGCCGTTTGCGCCACACTTCCATCACGGTGCAAATAGCCAAACCACTCGCCATTTTCCTGGTCATGAAAGTGCGTGTACGCCCAATCGTGCACCATAACGTGCCATTTTGCATATTTTTTGTCCTGCGTAAGCGTATAAGCGAGCAATGTGGCAATAATTACTTCGTTATGCGGCCACCAAAATTTCATATCCTGCCAATATTCCTGCACGGGCCGGTCATATACATCCCTGAAATAGAATATCCCGCCGAATTCCTTATCCCAGCCGCGCTCCCACATGTAGTCTAGCATTTTGCAGCCGAGTGCAATCAGGTGCGGATCATTGTTCCTGTATTTGGCCTCGTGCAAAATGAACCAGGCGCCTTCAATCGCGTGACCAGGATTTAGCGTCCGGCCATCTATGTGATCGATAATGCTGCCGTCCGGCGCGACTTGTTCCATCACGCATTGCATGTCGTCTTTGACAAAATCATTTTCTATTTCCTTGATAAATTGGTCAATAAGCCCGTTGCAGCGCGGGTCGCCGATGGTTTCGCGGAGTTGCTGGGCGGTGTTCATCAGGATCATCGGCACGCCGATTCCTTTGGCAGGGCGAGTCGACGTGAACTTTGGTTCAAGCAAGCCGGGAATGGTCGCATACTCAATGCATTTGCCGAATAAGTAGCGCGCTTTTGCTGCTGCTTCCTCATCTCCACTTGCTTTTGCGTATGCCGCATTTGCTATAACGGCGAATGTTTCGGAGAAGAAATAGCGGCGTTTGCGGATGGGTTCGCCGACGCGGGTCATATGGAAAAACATGCGTCCGTCGGTGTCGAAGCAGTGTTTATTCAGAAAGTCGATGCCCGATTTAGCGCCGTCCAGCCATTCCGGTCTCGGCTCAACGGTGTT
Coding sequences:
- a CDS encoding AGE family epimerase/isomerase, with protein sequence MHYTKTELQNLGNFYKNQLLNDTLPFWFPRSLDEEFGGYLLMRDHDGTLIDDDKAVWIQGRTAWLLATLYNTVEPRPEWLDGAKSGIDFLNKHCFDTDGRMFFHMTRVGEPIRKRRYFFSETFAVIANAAYAKASGDEEAAAKARYLFGKCIEYATIPGLLEPKFTSTRPAKGIGVPMILMNTAQQLRETIGDPRCNGLIDQFIKEIENDFVKDDMQCVMEQVAPDGSIIDHIDGRTLNPGHAIEGAWFILHEAKYRNNDPHLIALGCKMLDYMWERGWDKEFGGIFYFRDVYDRPVQEYWQDMKFWWPHNEVIIATLLAYTLTQDKKYAKWHVMVHDWAYTHFHDQENGEWFGYLHRDGSVAQTAKGNLFKGPFHLPRQEWYCSQLMQELVGTSVESNIFETEKQQP